One window from the genome of Piliocolobus tephrosceles isolate RC106 unplaced genomic scaffold, ASM277652v3 unscaffolded_6865, whole genome shotgun sequence encodes:
- the LOC111532225 gene encoding putative double homeobox protein 2: MALATPAEGALPAEARGRGRRRRLFWTPSQREALQACFERNPYQAIATREELAQAIGIPEPGVQIWFQNERSCQLRQHWREPRPWPGKRGPQEGRRKRTAVTRSQTALLLRAFQQDRFPGIATREEL, encoded by the coding sequence ATGGCTCTCGCGACACCTGCCGAGGGCGCCCTCCCGGCGGAAGCCCGAGGACGAGGACGGCGAAGGAGACTCTTTTGGACCCCGAGCCAAAGGGAGGCCCTGCAAGCCTGCTTTGAGCGGAACCCCTACCAGGCCATCGCCACCAGAGAAGAGCTGGCCCAGGCCATCGGCATTCCGGAGCCCGGGGTCCAGATTTGGTTTCAGAACGAGAGATCATGCCAGCTGAGGCAGCACTGGCGGGAACCTCGACCCTGGCCCGGGAAACGCGGCCCGCAGGAAGGCAGGCGAAAGCGCACCGCCGTCACCCGGTCCCAGACCGCCCTGCTCCTGCGAGCCTTCCAGCAGGATCGCTTTCCCGGCATCGCCACCCGGGAAGAATTG